A genome region from Anabaena sphaerica FACHB-251 includes the following:
- a CDS encoding DUF1349 domain-containing protein, whose amino-acid sequence MEWLNQPANWSHYDQQIIVTTAPKTDFWRITHYGFIRDSGHFYFERVSTDFVVDVKIKGKYKDLYDQAGIMIRADEKHWIKTGIEYVDGVQNLSAVVTHHYSDWSFTPLLNPPDIFQLRVERCQEAIHIAYLDENSRYVPLRMAYFPVEQDIQVGIMCASPQGNGYEVIFEDYQLTKKGEK is encoded by the coding sequence ATGGAATGGCTTAATCAACCTGCTAATTGGTCACACTATGACCAGCAAATCATCGTTACAACTGCACCAAAAACCGATTTTTGGCGGATAACTCATTATGGTTTTATTCGTGATAGTGGACATTTCTACTTTGAGCGAGTGAGTACAGATTTTGTTGTTGATGTCAAGATAAAAGGCAAATACAAAGACTTATATGATCAGGCAGGAATTATGATTCGTGCTGATGAAAAACATTGGATTAAAACTGGAATTGAATATGTAGATGGAGTACAAAATCTGAGTGCTGTGGTCACTCATCACTATTCAGATTGGTCATTCACACCTTTGTTAAATCCTCCTGATATTTTTCAGCTACGGGTTGAGCGATGTCAAGAGGCTATTCATATCGCTTATTTAGATGAAAATTCTCGCTATGTTCCCTTGAGAATGGCTTATTTTCCAGTCGAGCAAGATATTCAAGTCGGAATAATGTGTGCATCACCACAAGGAAATGGATATGAGGTAATTTTTGAGGATTATCAATTAACAAAAAAAGGTGAAAAATAA
- a CDS encoding DMT family transporter, which yields MDILLALLGAGSAGGFSTIGTAVNAQLKIILHSPIAAATINFLVGFSILTLLLGLGIFKPCNLDLLSITPWWAFLGGLLGAIFVTLSTLIVPKLGLTTTTLVVVFSQMFMSMVIDQLGWFAAIKYPITTPKILGIATLVIAIVINQLDRNYSHKNVQ from the coding sequence ATGGATATTTTATTAGCATTGCTTGGCGCTGGTTCGGCTGGTGGTTTTTCAACAATTGGAACAGCCGTCAATGCCCAATTAAAGATAATACTCCACTCTCCAATAGCCGCAGCAACCATTAATTTTTTAGTTGGGTTTAGTATCCTGACATTGCTGCTAGGACTTGGTATTTTCAAACCCTGCAATCTTGACTTACTTTCTATTACTCCTTGGTGGGCATTTTTAGGCGGTTTACTAGGTGCAATTTTTGTAACCTTAAGTACCTTAATAGTTCCGAAATTGGGTTTAACCACCACTACTTTAGTTGTAGTATTTAGCCAAATGTTTATGTCAATGGTAATTGATCAGTTGGGATGGTTCGCTGCTATTAAATATCCGATTACCACACCCAAAATATTAGGAATTGCCACATTAGTAATAGCGATTGTAATTAATCAATTGGACAGAAACTATTCTCATAAAAACGTCCAGTAG
- a CDS encoding DMT family transporter encodes MTPIRLGFQGSVPNGQSYLYVLLALVNGAILPIQSNLNAQLARSLNSVPLAADISYLVGSIALISLLCTGWFGHPDWSALAKAPRWTLMGGLFGVWYITASAYFTSILGTTLTQGLIICGQAITGLVTDHFGWLGVNRRRLTANRRLVIALLIVAIFLLSLPT; translated from the coding sequence ATGACACCCATACGTCTAGGTTTTCAGGGATCTGTTCCTAATGGTCAAAGCTACTTATATGTGCTGTTGGCATTGGTGAATGGTGCTATATTGCCAATTCAAAGCAATCTCAATGCTCAATTAGCGCGATCGCTCAATTCTGTACCCCTAGCCGCAGATATTTCTTACCTTGTCGGCTCAATTGCGTTGATTAGTTTGTTATGCACAGGTTGGTTTGGTCATCCAGATTGGTCTGCTTTAGCCAAAGCTCCCCGATGGACTCTGATGGGTGGTTTATTTGGAGTTTGGTATATTACCGCCAGTGCTTACTTCACATCTATTTTGGGGACTACCTTAACTCAGGGGCTAATTATATGTGGACAAGCAATTACTGGTTTGGTGACTGACCATTTTGGCTGGTTGGGAGTGAACCGCCGTCGCCTCACAGCTAATCGTCGTCTAGTTATAGCACTGTTAATTGTAGCAATTTTTTTACTTTCGCTACCAACCTAA
- a CDS encoding MarR family winged helix-turn-helix transcriptional regulator translates to MNKDRIDIILEEWQQELPQLDTSAIGIIGRVLRIARLLEKHRESILAEYGLNVWSFDVLATLRRQGQPFRLKPTELYSLLMLSSGAMTNRIDRLEQDQIVTRVRDAEDRRSVMVQLTPKGIQLADTVMPILFEKEKQLLSQFTADELQLFIPRLRKLLMLLEQE, encoded by the coding sequence ATGAACAAAGATCGAATTGACATCATTCTTGAGGAATGGCAACAGGAATTGCCGCAGTTGGATACTTCAGCCATAGGGATAATTGGGCGTGTACTACGAATTGCCCGTCTTCTGGAAAAGCACCGCGAAAGCATACTGGCTGAGTATGGCTTGAACGTCTGGTCATTTGATGTGTTAGCCACACTGCGACGACAGGGACAACCTTTTCGCTTGAAACCTACTGAACTTTATAGTTTGCTCATGCTGTCTTCAGGCGCAATGACAAACCGGATTGACCGCCTAGAACAAGATCAGATAGTAACCCGTGTCCGTGATGCAGAGGATCGGCGCAGTGTAATGGTGCAACTGACTCCTAAAGGAATACAGCTTGCGGATACTGTGATGCCTATTCTGTTTGAGAAAGAGAAACAACTGTTATCTCAATTCACGGCTGATGAATTGCAACTATTCATCCCCAGGCTGCGTAAGCTACTTATGTTACTTGAACAGGAATAA
- a CDS encoding TldD/PmbA family protein yields the protein MLTNTLLLSNQLPSLQYSSTTERFDDTWEAPLATLLGLGRAAGADFVEFFLERRNYISCLAEDDTITSISPSLATGAGVRVFRGKGDCYVSTNNLTFAGLKAALEKGLSILGLQLPGPGAFIPEINLELLRDYAIKRGKDGWLPLCSSIREMGEILLDGTAQLNKKATHVQSRRASYFRDWQEVLVAGSDGTFARDIRLTQSVGFNILCADGANRSSIAERAGNTSDANFLRTWDYQQAAEHIAESAGKMLYADYVESGNYPIIMANHFGGVIFHEACGHLLETTQIERKTTPFADKKGEKIAHESLTAWDEGRADNAFGTIDMDDEGMPAQRTLLIEKGVLKNFLADRTGSVRTGHPRTGSGRRQNYTFAAASRMRNTYIDSGEYSNEDLFASVDKGIYCKKMGGGSVGATGQFNFSVDEAYLIENGKITKPLKGATLIGEAKEIMNKISMCSQDLELAPGFCGSVSGSIYTTVGQPHIKVDSITVGGR from the coding sequence ATGCTTACAAATACCCTACTTCTTTCCAATCAACTCCCAAGTTTACAGTATTCATCCACAACAGAACGCTTCGATGACACTTGGGAAGCGCCCCTGGCTACCCTTTTGGGACTAGGACGCGCCGCTGGTGCTGATTTTGTAGAATTCTTTTTAGAACGTCGTAACTACATTAGTTGTTTAGCTGAAGACGACACCATCACCAGTATCTCACCCAGTTTAGCTACTGGTGCAGGAGTGAGAGTATTTCGCGGCAAAGGTGACTGTTACGTTAGCACCAATAACCTGACATTTGCAGGCTTGAAAGCAGCCTTAGAAAAAGGTTTGTCTATCCTGGGATTACAACTACCCGGACCTGGTGCTTTCATCCCCGAAATCAACCTAGAACTACTCAGAGACTACGCCATCAAACGTGGTAAAGATGGCTGGCTACCTCTGTGCAGTTCTATCCGTGAAATGGGAGAAATTCTCCTTGATGGTACTGCCCAACTCAACAAAAAAGCTACTCACGTCCAATCACGCCGCGCTTCTTATTTCCGTGACTGGCAAGAAGTATTAGTTGCTGGTAGTGATGGCACATTTGCCCGTGATATTCGCCTTACCCAGTCCGTCGGCTTTAATATTCTTTGTGCTGATGGTGCTAACCGTTCTTCTATTGCTGAACGAGCAGGTAATACCAGTGATGCTAACTTCCTGAGAACTTGGGATTATCAACAAGCTGCTGAACACATCGCCGAATCTGCGGGTAAAATGCTCTATGCAGATTATGTCGAGTCAGGTAATTACCCCATTATTATGGCCAATCATTTTGGCGGAGTAATTTTCCATGAAGCTTGCGGACATCTATTAGAAACTACCCAAATTGAACGAAAAACTACTCCATTTGCTGATAAAAAAGGCGAAAAAATCGCCCATGAAAGTTTAACAGCTTGGGATGAAGGACGCGCTGACAATGCCTTCGGAACAATTGATATGGATGACGAAGGAATGCCCGCCCAAAGAACTCTCTTAATTGAAAAAGGCGTTCTCAAAAACTTCCTTGCTGACAGAACTGGTTCAGTGAGAACCGGACACCCCAGAACTGGCAGCGGTCGCCGTCAAAATTACACTTTTGCGGCTGCTAGTCGCATGAGAAACACCTATATTGATAGCGGCGAATACAGCAATGAAGATTTATTTGCTTCCGTTGATAAAGGTATTTATTGCAAAAAAATGGGTGGCGGAAGTGTTGGTGCAACAGGTCAATTTAACTTTAGCGTTGATGAAGCTTACTTAATAGAAAACGGCAAAATTACCAAACCATTAAAAGGCGCTACTCTCATCGGTGAAGCCAAGGAAATTATGAACAAAATTTCCATGTGTTCCCAAGATTTAGAACTAGCTCCCGGTTTTTGTGGTTCTGTTAGTGGCAGTATTTACACCACAGTAGGACAACCTCATATTAAAGTTGATTCCATCACCGTTGGCGGAAGATAA
- a CDS encoding TldD/PmbA family protein: MPKIEEIATYAQENAAKLGIKKFDIYGSTVDDTSVQVDQGEPKQVKASNRSGVTVRVWNEENTMGVTSTTDVDPKGLELALQTAYEASFFGVKENVPDFSPEATIPIENNTKEKASPAPVAELIEKLLVAEKELLAAHPAIKGVPYNGLAQRDIDRFYLNSDGALRTESHSLASVYLYSKTEEEGKKPRSAGAYRVKESVADLDISGCIQETAEKTISHLHYEKIKTGKYQVVFSPEAFLSLLGAFSNLFNAQSILDNQSLSKADDIGKQIASPLLSVYDDALHPANVGAESFDGEGTPTRQVKLIESGVLSSFLHSAGTAKRLNAQPTGNASIGAKVSVGPNFYHVFAAGTAEKELSLETAENVILIDDLQALHAGVKALQGSFSLPFDGWLVNKGEKTSIESATVAGDFLEVLKSIVYVEKEAELTPGGVCPRIWVSELSITGE; this comes from the coding sequence ATGCCAAAAATAGAAGAAATCGCAACCTACGCCCAAGAAAACGCTGCCAAATTAGGCATTAAAAAATTTGACATTTACGGTTCAACCGTAGATGATACCAGCGTTCAAGTTGACCAGGGAGAACCCAAACAAGTTAAAGCTTCCAACCGTTCTGGGGTAACAGTTCGGGTTTGGAACGAAGAAAATACAATGGGTGTTACTAGCACCACAGATGTAGACCCCAAAGGATTAGAATTAGCTTTACAAACTGCTTACGAAGCTAGTTTTTTTGGTGTGAAAGAAAACGTTCCTGATTTTAGTCCAGAAGCAACAATTCCCATCGAAAACAACACCAAAGAAAAAGCATCTCCAGCACCTGTTGCTGAACTAATCGAAAAACTATTAGTAGCAGAAAAAGAACTTTTAGCGGCTCATCCTGCTATTAAAGGAGTGCCTTATAATGGTTTAGCACAAAGAGATATTGACCGTTTTTATCTCAATAGTGATGGTGCTTTAAGAACCGAATCTCATTCCTTGGCTTCAGTTTATCTTTACAGTAAAACTGAGGAAGAAGGGAAAAAACCCCGCAGTGCTGGTGCTTATCGAGTCAAGGAAAGTGTAGCGGATTTAGATATTTCAGGTTGCATTCAAGAAACAGCCGAGAAAACTATCAGTCATTTGCATTATGAAAAAATCAAAACTGGTAAATATCAGGTGGTTTTTTCTCCTGAAGCTTTCTTGAGCTTATTGGGTGCGTTTTCTAATTTATTTAATGCCCAAAGTATTCTTGACAATCAAAGTTTGTCAAAAGCTGATGATATCGGTAAGCAAATTGCTTCACCTTTACTTTCAGTTTACGATGATGCCCTACATCCGGCTAATGTGGGGGCAGAAAGTTTTGATGGTGAAGGTACTCCTACCCGTCAGGTGAAATTGATAGAAAGTGGTGTTTTATCCAGTTTTCTCCACAGTGCGGGAACTGCAAAACGGTTAAATGCTCAACCTACGGGTAATGCTAGTATTGGGGCAAAGGTGAGCGTGGGTCCCAATTTTTATCATGTTTTTGCAGCAGGAACAGCAGAGAAAGAATTGAGTTTAGAAACTGCGGAAAATGTGATTTTAATTGATGATTTACAAGCCCTCCATGCAGGTGTTAAGGCTTTACAAGGTTCGTTTTCTTTGCCTTTTGATGGTTGGTTAGTTAACAAAGGTGAGAAAACCAGTATTGAGTCGGCAACAGTAGCTGGTGATTTCTTGGAAGTCTTGAAATCTATTGTTTATGTAGAAAAAGAAGCCGAGTTAACACCTGGGGGAGTTTGTCCCAGAATTTGGGTAAGTGAACTCTCTATTACTGGGGAGTAA
- a CDS encoding pentapeptide repeat-containing protein, translated as MDANELLKRYADGETKFIEAQLSGVNLFGADLIGVALNQADLSNAILIFTYLSRAILNRANLTYSNLSGANLNQATLINANLHDADLHGASLQGANLQNANLTLADMLDANLMNADLRGANLSGANLTGACMRGANLREEKRVFTAILLGANLHKADLRGADLTGANLAKVNLSGANLTEATLRGVNLSGANLSEAILNNASLSDINLSGANLSGANLMNSRLERANLIDAELTDINLYGALIADAKLTRAKMNGANLSFARLSRADLSRAILRGANLMEADLVDAYLAKTDLTNANLNKANLIRAEMSTANLMGADLREAVMPDGTIKY; from the coding sequence ATGGATGCCAATGAACTTCTGAAGAGATATGCAGATGGAGAAACAAAATTTATCGAAGCCCAACTCAGTGGCGTAAATCTATTTGGTGCAGACTTGATAGGTGTAGCCTTAAATCAGGCAGATTTGAGTAATGCTATCCTAATTTTTACCTATCTCAGTCGAGCAATTTTGAATAGAGCAAATCTAACTTATAGCAACCTCAGTGGCGCTAATTTAAATCAGGCAACTTTAATCAATGCTAACTTGCATGATGCTGATTTGCATGGTGCGAGTTTACAGGGTGCTAATTTGCAAAATGCTAATTTAACCTTAGCGGATATGCTAGATGCTAACTTAATGAATGCCGATTTGCGGGGAGCTAATCTCAGTGGTGCTAACCTCACAGGTGCGTGTATGCGTGGTGCTAACCTGCGAGAAGAAAAGAGAGTTTTCACTGCTATTTTACTGGGTGCTAACCTACATAAAGCTGACTTGCGCGGTGCTGATTTAACAGGTGCTAACTTAGCTAAAGTTAATCTGAGTGGTGCTAATTTGACTGAAGCAACGTTGCGTGGCGTTAATCTGAGTGGTGCTAACTTGAGTGAAGCAATTTTAAATAATGCTTCTCTGAGTGATATTAATTTAAGTGGCGCTAATTTATCAGGTGCTAATTTGATGAATTCTAGACTAGAACGTGCAAATCTGATAGATGCCGAACTTACAGATATTAATTTGTATGGTGCGCTGATTGCAGATGCTAAACTGACTAGAGCGAAAATGAATGGAGCAAACCTGAGTTTTGCTAGACTCAGTAGAGCAGATTTAAGTCGCGCTATCCTGCGGGGAGCTAACCTCATGGAAGCAGACTTAGTTGATGCCTATCTTGCTAAAACAGACTTGACAAATGCTAATTTAAACAAGGCAAATCTAATTAGAGCAGAAATGAGTACCGCAAATCTGATGGGTGCTGATTTGCGGGAAGCGGTAATGCCTGATGGCACAATTAAATATTAA
- a CDS encoding FAD-dependent oxidoreductase, producing MNNNHDIVDIQTTDCCIVGGGPAGVVLSLLLARQGIAVTLLEAHKDFDRDFRGDSIHPSVMQIMEELNLSDRILQLPHTKMHRLSVKTPQDTVTLADFSHLKTRYPYIMMLPQVRFLEFIIQEAQKYPNFHLVMGANVQELMEENGVVQGVRYRGQGGWHEVRATLTVGADGRHSKLRQLGGFTSIETSPPMDVLWFRLPRQPEEFAGGMGRFGAGKIVVMLDRGEEWQLGYVIPKGGYQKLRAAGLAELKNSLVEVVPELNNRIGTLQDWSQIAFLSVESSRVKRWYRPGLLLIGDAAHVMSPVGGVGINYAIQDAVVAANLLSQTLKNHHVEISDLVKVQQHRDLPTRIIQAFQTLIQKQIFAPILTENQTFQPPFLLRLPILRDLPARLIALGVFPVHVQI from the coding sequence ATGAATAATAATCATGATATTGTAGACATACAAACTACCGATTGTTGTATTGTTGGTGGTGGACCGGCTGGAGTTGTATTATCTCTACTCTTAGCTCGTCAAGGTATTGCGGTAACGTTGCTGGAAGCACATAAAGATTTTGACCGGGATTTTCGGGGTGATAGTATTCACCCATCGGTAATGCAGATAATGGAAGAGTTGAATTTGAGCGATCGCATTTTGCAATTACCCCACACGAAAATGCACCGCCTCAGTGTAAAAACTCCCCAAGATACTGTTACTTTAGCCGATTTTAGTCATCTAAAAACCCGCTATCCCTATATCATGATGCTTCCCCAGGTGCGATTTTTGGAATTTATCATCCAAGAAGCCCAAAAATACCCGAATTTTCATTTAGTCATGGGTGCAAATGTTCAGGAATTAATGGAGGAAAATGGGGTAGTTCAAGGTGTACGTTATCGTGGACAGGGTGGTTGGCATGAAGTCAGAGCTACACTGACAGTAGGTGCAGATGGCCGTCATTCCAAATTAAGACAATTAGGTGGTTTTACATCTATTGAAACTTCACCACCTATGGATGTCCTCTGGTTTCGCTTACCTCGTCAACCAGAAGAATTTGCAGGAGGTATGGGGCGCTTCGGTGCTGGTAAAATTGTGGTGATGCTAGATCGGGGAGAAGAATGGCAACTTGGTTATGTGATCCCCAAAGGTGGTTATCAAAAATTACGTGCTGCTGGTTTGGCAGAGTTAAAAAATTCTCTCGTTGAGGTAGTACCAGAATTAAATAATCGCATCGGAACTTTACAAGATTGGTCACAGATAGCTTTTCTCTCTGTTGAGTCAAGTCGCGTTAAACGCTGGTATCGTCCGGGACTGCTACTTATTGGTGATGCCGCCCATGTCATGTCTCCTGTGGGTGGTGTGGGTATCAATTATGCAATTCAAGATGCTGTTGTTGCCGCAAATCTACTGAGCCAAACCTTGAAAAATCATCATGTCGAAATCAGCGATTTAGTAAAAGTTCAGCAGCATCGAGATTTACCTACACGTATAATTCAAGCATTTCAGACTTTGATCCAAAAGCAGATATTTGCCCCTATTCTCACTGAAAATCAAACTTTTCAGCCGCCTTTTTTGTTACGTCTACCTATTTTACGGGATCTTCCTGCGCGGTTAATTGCCTTGGGTGTTTTTCCGGTTCATGTTCAGATTTAA
- a CDS encoding single-stranded DNA-binding protein, giving the protein MNSCILMAEIYDAPQLRHTPDGLEVTEMIVHVSGLRPDDPSHPLKVVGWGNLAKEIHQTYHPGDRVIIEGRLGMNTFERPEGFKEKRAELTVQRIHGIGQGVQTSPPPAATVAPAAQRPPETYQSTRPAPMPATTVTSTVPQPTTPEPTYQPITFERPSYQPVTEAEPDPDDIPF; this is encoded by the coding sequence ATGAACAGTTGTATTTTAATGGCTGAAATTTATGATGCTCCCCAACTGCGTCATACACCAGACGGGTTGGAAGTTACAGAAATGATAGTCCATGTTTCAGGATTGCGGCCAGATGATCCTTCACATCCCTTGAAAGTGGTAGGCTGGGGTAATTTGGCGAAAGAAATTCATCAAACTTATCATCCAGGCGATCGCGTAATTATCGAAGGCCGCTTAGGGATGAATACTTTTGAGCGTCCCGAAGGTTTTAAAGAAAAACGTGCTGAATTGACAGTGCAACGAATTCATGGTATCGGACAAGGTGTGCAGACGAGTCCTCCACCAGCAGCCACGGTTGCACCAGCAGCACAGCGTCCCCCAGAGACATATCAATCAACCAGACCAGCACCAATGCCAGCTACAACGGTTACAAGTACCGTACCCCAACCAACAACCCCCGAACCCACCTATCAACCTATAACTTTTGAACGTCCATCATATCAGCCTGTAACAGAAGCAGAACCCGATCCAGACGATATACCATTTTAA
- a CDS encoding NAD(P)-dependent oxidoreductase: MKVAFLGTGLMGLPMAQRLLAANIELIAYNRTPEKLAPLQAAGVEIATKPRQAIRSADCIILMLSNAAAIYHVLLTDTSWHTLSGRSIIQMGTITPLESQEIRDAVVAAGGEYIEAPVLGSIPEAETGKLIVMVGGEKEQYQRHVKLLQHFGQDPVYIGPVGSASSLTLALNQLIASLTTSFALSLAFVQLQGIDVDLFMRILRDSKLYAPTFDQNLKRMLDGNYTKANLPTKQLIKEIDLFISEAKSLGLNLSSIEGVKHILQSAMKMSYPEDDYSSVFPAIREWGEASGE, from the coding sequence ATGAAGGTGGCATTTCTGGGAACTGGATTGATGGGACTACCGATGGCTCAAAGGTTATTAGCTGCAAATATAGAGCTAATTGCTTACAACCGCACCCCAGAAAAATTAGCACCACTACAAGCAGCAGGGGTAGAAATTGCCACAAAACCGCGTCAAGCAATTCGTTCTGCTGACTGTATAATTCTCATGCTATCCAACGCCGCAGCTATTTATCATGTCTTGCTCACAGATACTTCTTGGCATACTTTATCAGGACGCAGCATCATTCAAATGGGGACCATTACCCCCCTAGAAAGCCAAGAAATCAGAGATGCGGTAGTTGCAGCAGGTGGTGAGTATATAGAAGCGCCTGTACTCGGTAGTATTCCAGAAGCTGAAACTGGCAAATTAATTGTCATGGTAGGTGGTGAAAAAGAACAGTATCAACGCCATGTCAAGTTACTGCAACATTTTGGACAAGATCCTGTATACATAGGTCCTGTAGGCTCTGCATCATCCCTAACTCTAGCACTCAATCAACTCATTGCTTCCCTCACTACTAGCTTTGCGCTGAGTCTAGCTTTTGTCCAGTTGCAAGGCATTGATGTAGACTTATTTATGCGAATCCTGCGCGATAGTAAACTTTATGCGCCTACCTTTGATCAAAACCTGAAACGGATGTTAGATGGCAATTATACCAAGGCCAACTTACCCACCAAACAATTGATCAAAGAAATAGATTTATTTATCTCTGAAGCTAAATCCCTTGGTTTGAATCTCAGCAGTATTGAGGGTGTAAAACACATCTTACAGTCAGCAATGAAAATGTCCTATCCAGAAGATGATTACTCATCTGTTTTCCCCGCTATTCGAGAATGGGGTGAAGCCAGCGGGGAATAG